The following proteins are co-located in the Hemicordylus capensis ecotype Gifberg chromosome 11, rHemCap1.1.pri, whole genome shotgun sequence genome:
- the PIN4 gene encoding peptidyl-prolyl cis-trans isomerase NIMA-interacting 4 isoform X2 codes for MTSQGATRRRAEEEGAAGKKKKKMPPKGKGKAGKGGAASGSDGADKKAQGPKGGGSTVKVRHILCEKHSRAQEAMEKLKAGVRFSEVASQYSEDKARQGGDLGWMSRGSMVGPFQDAAFALPVSSMDKPVYTDPPVKTKFGYHIIMVEGRK; via the exons ATGACGTCACAGGGAGCGACGCGACGGCGCGCGGAAGAAGAAGGTGCggcggggaagaagaagaagaagatgcccCCGAAGGGGAAAGGCAAAGCCGGGAAGG GAGGAGCAGCCTCTGGCAGTGATGGTGCTGATAAGAAAGCCCAGGGCCCCAAAGGGGGTGGAAGTACTGTGAAG GTGAGGCATATTCTGTGTGAAAAGCACAGCAGAGCCCAGGAAGCGATGGAGAAGCTGAAGGCTGGTGTGCGCTTCAGCGAAGTGGCCTCCCAGTACAGTGAGGACAAAGCCAGGCAAGGG GGAGACCTGGGCTGGATGAGCAGAGGCTCCATGGTGGGACCCTTCCAGGACGCAGCCTTTGCCTTGCCGGTCAGCAGCATGGACAAGCCTGTGTACACAGACCCTCCTGTCAAAACCAAGTTTGGCTATCATATTATAATGGTTGAAGGGCGGAAATAA
- the PIN4 gene encoding peptidyl-prolyl cis-trans isomerase NIMA-interacting 4 isoform X1 yields the protein MTSQGATRRRAEEEGAAGKKKKKMPPKGKGGAASGSDGADKKAQGPKGGGSTVKVRHILCEKHSRAQEAMEKLKAGVRFSEVASQYSEDKARQGGDLGWMSRGSMVGPFQDAAFALPVSSMDKPVYTDPPVKTKFGYHIIMVEGRK from the exons ATGACGTCACAGGGAGCGACGCGACGGCGCGCGGAAGAAGAAGGTGCggcggggaagaagaagaagaagatgcccCCGAAGGGGAAAG GAGGAGCAGCCTCTGGCAGTGATGGTGCTGATAAGAAAGCCCAGGGCCCCAAAGGGGGTGGAAGTACTGTGAAG GTGAGGCATATTCTGTGTGAAAAGCACAGCAGAGCCCAGGAAGCGATGGAGAAGCTGAAGGCTGGTGTGCGCTTCAGCGAAGTGGCCTCCCAGTACAGTGAGGACAAAGCCAGGCAAGGG GGAGACCTGGGCTGGATGAGCAGAGGCTCCATGGTGGGACCCTTCCAGGACGCAGCCTTTGCCTTGCCGGTCAGCAGCATGGACAAGCCTGTGTACACAGACCCTCCTGTCAAAACCAAGTTTGGCTATCATATTATAATGGTTGAAGGGCGGAAATAA